The window GCCTCACCCACCCGCAGGTGGTACGGGCAGCCGAACTCATGGAGTTCTGCGGTGTGGTCTTCGTCCGGGGGAAGAGGCCTGCCGACTCGGTGGTCGATCTAGCACGGGACAAGGGCATACCCCTGCTTCTCACCAGGTTCCTGCTGTTCGACAGCTGCGGGCTGCTGTATGAGGCGGGGCTGCGGGGATGCCGTGCCCAAGAGCGCCGGTGAGGACCATGGTTGAGGAACTGGTCCTGGAGTTCGAGGTGAGGGGCCTGGACTTCGCGGCGGTAGGAGAGGCTTCCGGCAGCATCAAGCGCACCCTGCAGCAGGTGGGGATGGAGGCGTCGCTGGTGCGGCGGGCCGCCGTGTGTGCTTTCGAGGTAGAAACCAACATTGTGATCCATGCCAGGCGGGGCGTGGTGCGGGCCCGCATCTCCCCGCAGCGGGTGGTCGTGGAGGCCGAGGACGAGGGGCCAGGTATCCCCGATCTGGAGCTCGCCATGCAGGAAGGTTACTCCACCGCGCCCGCCTACGTCCGCGAGATGGGCTTCGGGGCGGGCATGGGCTTTTCTAACATGCGGCGGTGCTCGGACCATATGGAGGTGTCCACCGAGGTGGGCAAGGGCACCCGGGTTCGGCTCGTCATCGAGGTGGGCAAAGCATGAGCCAGGGCGGGTACTTCCACTCGGTGCGGCTGGACCTGGCCAAGTGCAAGGGGTGCACCAACTGCATCAAGCGCTGCCCGGTGGAGGCCATCCGGGTGCGCGAGGGCAAGGCCCGGATTATGGAAGAACGCTGCATCGACTGCGGCGAGTGCGTGCGGGTATGCCCCAACCACGCCAAGTACGTGGTCACGGATGGCCTGGAGCGTTTGCAGGACTTCCGTTGCCGGGTCGCCCTGCCCGCACCGGCCTTTTACGGGCAGTTCCGCCCGGACGTCCCGCCCGGGGCTGTGCTCGCCGCCCTGCTGGGAGCGGGGTTCGACGGGGTATTCGAGGTGGCGGTGGCGGCTGAGGCGGTTACCCTGGCCACCCGGGCGTACCTGGAGCGGGGCATGCCGCGGGCGGCCCGTCCTCTCATCTCTTCGGCCTGTCCCGCGGTGATCCGGCTCATGCAGGTGCGGTTCCCCACCCTCCTGCCCCACATCATCCCGGTGGAGACCCCCATGGAGATAGCAGCCCGCCTGGCCAAAGAGGAAATGGCGCGGGAGCGGGGCGTGAATCCCCGCGAGATCGGTGCATTTTTCATCACCCCCTGCGCGGCCAAGGTCACGGCTGCCAAGCAGCCCGAGGGGAGCCTGGTGAGCAGCGTGGACGGGGTGCTCTCCATGAGCGCCATGTACGCCGAAGTCCTCCGGCGACTGCCCGACGTCGACCTGAGCGGGGAACTGCACCGCTCCTCGGGCATGGGTATTGGCTGGGGGGCGGCAGGGGGCGAAGGCCGGGCCCTGGGAACGGGCACTGTCCTGGCCGTGGACGGCATCCACAATGTGGTGACCGTGCTGGAAGAGGTGGAGCGGGGGACGCTGTCGGACGTCGACTTCATCGAGGCCCAGGCCTGCGTGGGAGGCTGCATCGGAGGGCCGCTGGCAGTTCAGAACCCGTTCATCAGCCGGGTGCGGATGCGCCGCCTGGTGGAGGAGTACGGCAAGCGGGGTCCCGGAGTGGACGAGGCCGAGGTGAGGCGGCGGTTCCGGCAGGGTTTCTTTGACATGGTCAAGCCCATCGGGCCCCGCCCCGTCCTGCGCCTGGACGAGGACGTCACCCGGGCCATCCGCAAGATGGACCGCCTGGAGAAGACGCTGGCCCGCCTGCCCGGCCTGGACTGCGGCGCCTGCGGGTCCCCTACGTGTCGCGCCCTGGCCGAGGATATCGTCAGGGAGCGTGCCTTCGAGACCGATTGCATTTTCCAGTTGCGAGAGCATCTCGAGGAGCTGGCAGAGCGCATGGTGCAACTCACCCGCATCGTGCCTCCAGCTCTCTCCAGGGACAAGGCCCCCGGTGGAGGTGGCGGCGGTGAACCTGAAGACCGTGGTTGAGAAGCTGGGCCTGGAGGTGCTGACGGGGTCGGCTCACCTGGACCGGGACGTTACCGGGGGGTATGTGAGCGACCTTCTGTCGGACGTGATGGCCAACGCCGTGTCGGGCCAGGTCTGGATGACCATCCAGACCCACCAGAACGTGGTGGCGGTGGCCAGCCTGGCCAATCTGGCGGGTGTCATCATTACCTCGGGCAAGAAGCCCGATGCCGAGACCCTGCAACGGGCCGACACCGAAGGAGTGGTGATCATGCGATCGCCCTATCCCACCTTCCGGGTGGCTGGCGAACTCTGGAGGCTTTTGGGCGGGGCGGGTTAGATGGCCCGGCTGCGCCGGTGGCGGGCGGACCTGCACGTGCACACGGCCCTGTCGCCCTGCGCCGACGATGACATGAGTCCCTGGCGGGTGGTGGCGGCGGCACAGGTGGCGGGGCTTGACCTGATTGCGGTGACCGATCACAACTCCTGCCGGCAGGTACGGGCGGTGATGGAAGTGGGGAGGACGGCCGATCTGGCGGTGATCCCGGGCATGGAAGTGCAGACGCGGGAAGACGTGCACCTGGTGTGTCTCTTCGACACCCCGGAGCAGGCGGAAAGCTGGGGAGAAGAGGTATACCGTCACCTGCCGGCGCGCTCCAATCCCGAGCAAACCTTCGGAAGGCAACTCCTCTTTGATGCCTGCGACCGGCCGGCCGGTAAGGAGGAACGATTGCTGCTGTGTGCCTGCGACCTGGGGGTCGAGCAGGTGGTGCAGCGCGTTACCGCCATGGGCGGCCTGGTCGTGCCCGCTCACGTCGACCGCC of the Bacillota bacterium genome contains:
- a CDS encoding DRTGG domain-containing protein encodes the protein MRLRDVQRILHAEVLWGEDLLDREVVAGFGCDLISDSLFFATPGTLLLTGLTHPQVVRAAELMEFCGVVFVRGKRPADSVVDLARDKGIPLLLTRFLLFDSCGLLYEAGLRGCRAQERR
- a CDS encoding ATP-binding protein; this translates as MVEELVLEFEVRGLDFAAVGEASGSIKRTLQQVGMEASLVRRAAVCAFEVETNIVIHARRGVVRARISPQRVVVEAEDEGPGIPDLELAMQEGYSTAPAYVREMGFGAGMGFSNMRRCSDHMEVSTEVGKGTRVRLVIEVGKA
- a CDS encoding [Fe-Fe] hydrogenase large subunit C-terminal domain-containing protein; the encoded protein is MSQGGYFHSVRLDLAKCKGCTNCIKRCPVEAIRVREGKARIMEERCIDCGECVRVCPNHAKYVVTDGLERLQDFRCRVALPAPAFYGQFRPDVPPGAVLAALLGAGFDGVFEVAVAAEAVTLATRAYLERGMPRAARPLISSACPAVIRLMQVRFPTLLPHIIPVETPMEIAARLAKEEMARERGVNPREIGAFFITPCAAKVTAAKQPEGSLVSSVDGVLSMSAMYAEVLRRLPDVDLSGELHRSSGMGIGWGAAGGEGRALGTGTVLAVDGIHNVVTVLEEVERGTLSDVDFIEAQACVGGCIGGPLAVQNPFISRVRMRRLVEEYGKRGPGVDEAEVRRRFRQGFFDMVKPIGPRPVLRLDEDVTRAIRKMDRLEKTLARLPGLDCGACGSPTCRALAEDIVRERAFETDCIFQLREHLEELAERMVQLTRIVPPALSRDKAPGGGGGGEPEDRG
- a CDS encoding DRTGG domain-containing protein, whose translation is MNLKTVVEKLGLEVLTGSAHLDRDVTGGYVSDLLSDVMANAVSGQVWMTIQTHQNVVAVASLANLAGVIITSGKKPDAETLQRADTEGVVIMRSPYPTFRVAGELWRLLGGAG
- a CDS encoding PHP domain-containing protein, whose translation is MARLRRWRADLHVHTALSPCADDDMSPWRVVAAAQVAGLDLIAVTDHNSCRQVRAVMEVGRTADLAVIPGMEVQTREDVHLVCLFDTPEQAESWGEEVYRHLPARSNPEQTFGRQLLFDACDRPAGKEERLLLCACDLGVEQVVQRVTAMGGLVVPAHVDRQAYGLVYTLGFFPPGLDLLAAEISGREAEEAVRTRFPQLGDIRLYSASDAHRLEEIGLHPSFFCLKEPTVAELGLAFRGVGGRNVVICPK